The Vibrio agarivorans genome contains the following window.
ATTAGCGATATCGTTGATACTTAACCCAAGCTGGCGAATCGCATCAATATTGATCTCGACACGATATTGGTGATCGGAAAAACCACTCACCTCTACCAGAGATACCCCGTAATCCAGTTTCAAAGTACGCTTGAGGTCTTCAGCATAGGCTTTTAGCTGTGGCCAAGTAGTGTCAGCTGTAATCGCAACATCCACCACGGGTTCATTCCAGTCCAACTCTTGAACGATAGGAGATTCAATTTCTGCTGGAAAGTCATTAATAGAGTTAATCTGCGTCTGAACATCCACCAGCATACGGCCAATATCGGCTTTCTCATTAAGCTTCAATACCAATCGTGCAGAGCCCTCAATGGCCTCGCAGCGTGTCTCTTTGATATTAGCGAGCCCATCAACCGCATCTTCCATACGCACACAAATGCTCTCCTCCACTTCCTGTGGAGAGGCTCCAGGGTAAACCACCCCAGCTAATATGTAGGGAGGACTAAACTCGGGAAATGTCTCCCTTTTGATGTTCGATAACGAGGAGATACCAAGCACTAAAAGGCCTAGCATCAGTAGGTTAGCGGCGGTTGGGTGTTTGGCAAAAAAGCGAATCATTGCGCTTGCTCCTCAACTTCTTCACGCAGCAACATTCCCTCAATAGCAGGAAGTACATCGTTAAGAACTAGTTTATCTCCAACTTCAAACTCACCACTCACTACCACCTGATTATTACGACGATAGAGCACCTTGACTGGCATAAATTTCAGTCGGTCTTCCTCATCCATCAAATAAGCACGATCGCCATGCAGAGCACGTTCAGGGATCACCCAGTTCGGGGTGGCTTGCCCTTCAATGGTGGCTTTAACAAACATGCCATTTGTGAGTGCAGGAGAGGAGCCTGGCTGCAGCACTGAGTAATCTTGTTCCACTTCAAGGATCACACCTACTGTCGCCTGCGCCGAATCGACACTCTCGGAGACTCGCGACACTTTTGCTGGCCACTGAGCAGACAGATTGCCACTATTCAAACTGATTTGAGCGCGCACATTGGTACTCTCACTCTGAGGGATGCCCGACGCGCTTCGTTCAAACTGCTCTAAACTGTTGATCACTATCTGCATATCATGAATTGAAAGTTGCGCTTCCACCTCCATGACATCAATACCGTGCGCGGTAAACATGGTTTGCTGTAAGTTCACCACCTGATCTTTTTCAATTTCCACATCCGCAACGCGCAGTGCTTGTGGCAAAGTGATTTTGGTGCGCGATAGCGAACGTTCCGCTTCTTCAAGCTTGGACTCACTAACTCTC
Protein-coding sequences here:
- a CDS encoding efflux RND transporter periplasmic adaptor subunit translates to MKFNRKYLFFPALAVGVVILFLAIKMRPDLPSTPAGDRARLVETQRMELKPIAPEVIGFGHVSPKVEWKAIAEVTGKVVYRHPELEKGQILAAGTEVLRIDPLDYELKLAQAQADLASSQTSLQKITQQEDNLKQSLAIEKNRLDITQLELERKRNLQQRGLTSQSDVDQQQQNVLSQKKLLQDIENQIALLPDEKRVAQAVVRVSESKLEEAERSLSRTKITLPQALRVADVEIEKDQVVNLQQTMFTAHGIDVMEVEAQLSIHDMQIVINSLEQFERSASGIPQSESTNVRAQISLNSGNLSAQWPAKVSRVSESVDSAQATVGVILEVEQDYSVLQPGSSPALTNGMFVKATIEGQATPNWVIPERALHGDRAYLMDEEDRLKFMPVKVLYRRNNQVVVSGEFEVGDKLVLNDVLPAIEGMLLREEVEEQAQ